In the genome of Agelaius phoeniceus isolate bAgePho1 chromosome 14, bAgePho1.hap1, whole genome shotgun sequence, the window tttttttttgcCCCAAGCAGGTTTCTCTTGGCTCTGACTTACGTATGGAGGGATCTGACATGACCACCATCACGTAGGTGTTGGATGTGAAGATGTCAATGAAAGCAGCAAAGTTGGAGTTCCTGACCTCCATGCTCTGGAAAGAAGCTGCCAGCTTACtgaaaaacagggaaataaaggggaaaaaagagtgaATGAAGAGCTTTTGTGCCCACATGGCCAAAATCCCTGATCTGAGCTGTTGGGAAcaaggaggagctggaattccCACTTGGCAAGGTGTGGTTACAGCAGGGCTTTGGCTGGGCTTGGTTTTAAAGGCAAATTCCTCAGTTTGGGGCCAAATGAGAACAATATCAGCTGCTTGTGCATTGAATGAAGGAAATTCCAGACACAACCCCTCTGACCAGGCCTGTTCCCCATGGATACCAGGGCtcagccattcccagctggacaCTCTGGATGAGCAGCACAAATAAGCATAAAATGGGAATATCTGGAGACATCTGAACACCTGTAAACCCCCCTAGAAGCTTCTCCATTCTATCCAGCTCCACACACCCTCAGAATTAACCTGGCAGTGGAGCCTGAGGGCTGTGCAAAGCCAAGCTTCCCACTTTTCCACTGCAAACAGGGATAAACAGTGCCTGCAGCCCCATCCtccccaagcagcctgtgggcctgggatggagcagagctCTCCATTCCCAGTTTCCAAGAGAAACACTTCTGATCACTTCAGCCCTGGAATTCCCCTGCCTTGATCCAGGAGAAGGAGGTCTGGaacaaaacagctccaaagctCTCCCACCATAAGCCAAGGAGGATGTTAAATGAACATTTAAATGATTTGTGTCCCAGCAATattccagctgctgaggagTCAAACTGGGATTCTCTGGAAAGAGCTGGAATAGCCCTGATGTGCCCAGTGCTGATGGGAGCAGCTCACCTGCAGCTCAGCTTGAACTGTTTGATGATGTTGCTGATCTTCTCAAACCTGTGCACGTCCCGCTGCTCCTTGCACTGGTAGTgggagatcacctggagaggGCACAGGCAGTCagggatcccagcccagccctcccacagcagctctgggaatgcctggggagcagggaggatcCCCTTTGCCTTTGGCTGACTGATCCTGGCAGTTCTACAGAAActcttgtggggtttttgtggagAAAACTCAGTGACAGGATCAGCACACAAAGGATGGCACAgacctgcaggtgacaccactGTCCCCTGAGGGCTTCACCTCAGCAGCAATTTACATCTTGATCCAAGAACAGGTGGAAACAGAGTAAAAAATGTGTCCATCCCCTCAGGAATGGGCTGAGTGCTGTGATGGATTTTCCCTCCCATCCTGCACAGGCAGTGATCCCAAAGCCAAATCAAGCTGCTCCTCCCCAAGAAAAGCAGCTCAAAGGCAGCTGCTTCCTTGGGAATCCCTTCTCCATTCCTTCTCTGACTCCAGtcagagcagagggagcagccctgagtgccTGGGTGCCAACACCCAGAGGGTCTGAAGGGCTTTAGGAACCCTTGAAAACATCTCCATAAACATTCCCTCCGAGCTGGTGGCCCCAGGCCTTTATTCCTCAGCCACATGGAGTGAGAGCTGCATTTCCTGcccacacagctccatccccacagcAAACCTGACAGCAATCTCTTCAAAACCTTAGGCCAGCTGCTTTGAACTCTTCACAATCCCAAAATCAGCTCTCACTGGACGTGTCAGGAGCCCTTGCACAGGGATCTGGAACTGCTCTATTCAGGGAGTCACATTTAACAggttttttttaggtttttttcctctttttttcccttaaccACCTTAAACCCAATTAAACTTGCCCAATTATTCCCACAAACACAGTTTTAGCCACATTCAAGACTTGCAGTTGCCAGTGTTCAATTTCCTTCCTAAACTTCCCAGATAAGGTTTTTCCACTACAATTTAAACACAATTTCAGAATAAGATTTCCCAAAGAGATTTTCACAGGAAGATTTCCCTTCAAGAGAAGAGAGTCCTGAGAGCGTTtatgaaaaaaaggaaggagttTTTTAACAAGTCACCATTGCACTTAAATTAAGCCCACAATTTTTGAAGCAAAGATAATTTCTTTCAGTTAAAAATTTTCCAGTTAAAAATGTCCTTGTAACAATCACACTATCACACACCCCAAGGTGGAACTATTCATTATCTCCAAAAGGTCAAAAAGCAGAACTTGCCAGGCATGGCAAGTGTTTGTTTCTGATAgtttaaggaggaaaaaaaaagtcatggctcctttcccaaattccctccaTCATTTCCAAATCACCAGCAAGGAAAACACTCCAAATAATTCAAGTATTTCCTTCAGCTCAGCAAGAGTTTGGTGCAAAGTGTgaagagcccagcccagcaatCAGAATATGGACAAGCACCAAGAGTGGTTTCATCCAGCAGCTTTGCAGAGGGATTGGAGCACAAAGACCTAGAAAAGCATCACAATCCTATGGCTGATCCCCCATCCATGCTCTGGATTTGCAGAAcatcaaaaaccaaaagaaatcaGGTCCAGCTCAAATGCCCCAGCAGGAGGAACTGAAAAGGTTTGGTTGTGAAGCTACAAAAGGTTCCTGCCCTGTGCAGAGGGGGATTCTCAGAGCAGTCCCACCACAATGGGGACATGAAACACTCCCAGAGCCTGCAAGAGGAAACCCCAAccaaagctcagctcagctgctgcaggggggaATTCTGGGATGGTCCCACAgggtcccagcagctgctgtcagaATGCCAAGGCCTGGATCAGGGCActctgcactggggctggcACCTCCCAGCTTCCATGGAATCCCACAATGGCTTGGCTTGGAAGGACCTCAAAGCTCACCCAGTTCCAACctgacaccttccactgtcccaggagctcccagccccagtgtccagcctggccttgggcactgccagggatccaggggcagccccagctgctctgggcaccctgtgccagggcctgcccaccctcacagggaacaattcccaattcccaatatcccatccatccctgccctctggcagtgggagccattccctggctcctgtccctccatcccttgtccccagtccctctcaggagccccttcaggccctggcaggggctctgagctctccctggagcttctcctgtccaggtgagcacccccagctctcccagcctggctccagagcagagggagggaaagggaggcTCCACCCAGGGAACCCTTGCCAGGAACTCACCAGGAACGTGGCTCTCTCAAACAGCAGCACCTCGTCTGCCTCGATGATCTGAGCAAAGTTCCTCAGGTtcatctccagctgctgcacGTTGGGGATCAGCTGATAGACAATGCTGGACCAGGCCTGGACAGGGAGACACACAAAGGTCCCACCAGCTCCTCTCCTCAGCCTCTCATGAGAAATGTGCTCCCAGAGGGATTTTGGGCACTTCTGGGTGCTGACAGCCTGGGCAAGGCTGAGAAGCTTCTCCACCCTCCATGCCCAGGTCCCAGAGGGAGCCCAGACCTGAGGAGACCCTTCCCTGGCTCCAGCTCTtctccagcagggagagagaCTACAGTGCTGCTGAACAGACTTAAATCATCCCTGCTTTAAGCTGGGAATGCTTCTGTCTCCTTGTCCCACTTGAATTCACAGAGATCTTTAATCCTGAGCAAGGTCAGCACACAGATGGACACTTGGCAGCTCATCCCTGACCCAAAGTTCCACCTTATCCCAACAGGCCAGGAACAagcccaggaggggctgggggatgctgggaTCAACATCTGTGCTCATCCACACTCGGATTTTCCAAGCTcagcctcccctccctgcccatcTGCAGACCCAGGTGTGGGGCAGTGGCAAACTCAcccttcccagagccaggggGATATCTGGGATCCCTGTCTGCCAAGTTCCCAACATTTACCACATGCtcctgactttttaaaattaattaataaaccCAGGATTAATTTGGGTTTCACTGCCACCccgcagaagcagcagctgcagagctgaacacaccaacagcagctccagggatcctcctcctgctctgctcccagtgggaaGGCAGATGTGGAGAGGAAGCTGCACCAACCTTGTAAAGAGTCTCATCCCAGATGGAAGTTCTGAAACAAACACATTCCAAGGGCCGGGAAAGGCGCTTCAAGTCTTCCTCACGCTCCTTAAAAATCTGGGGAGCAAAGAGAGTTGAGGGGTTGAGTGAAAtgttcctgcctgtgctgtggctgctgtatGGATTTATGGGATGAGTTTCATGGGATGGATctctgggacactgcaggggaGAGTGGCCAGGAAccctcccagggagcagcagggccagggatgTCTTGCTGCAGAATCCCAAAAtcgtttgggttggaaggagccAAGGtgtgctgggagctctggaACCAGGcaggaaaggcttttcttgtCCCTAAAAACCAGCACTGCTGTTCTCCACTGGATTCTAGCATGACACACTTTAAAAGAAGGCAGGAAAAGCTCTGAGGACACCTGAGAAAGCCTTCGAGGAACAGCCCCTCGGGGCTGCCTTTGAGGTGTGAcccacagggcacaggggatgCATTTCCATGGCAATGCCAGCTCCTCACCAGATCCCGCTGGTCCTCCTGCACCAAGTCCATCTTGTGCACCAGGCAGAAGATCTTGGCATCAGGAGAGTTCTGCAGGATGGCCTCCAGGCAGGACTGGTAGTAGTGcatgtccttctccagctccctgctctccacGTCGAACACGTAGATCAGCACCTCCACGTTGCGGAAGATGTTGTCCCTCTGGCTGGTGAAGTAGTTCTCCATGAAGGTGTCCTggctgaggggcagagcaggacacTCCCTttagggcagctcctgcctggcacgCTGGGTTTGTGGGAAgctcctcctgccaggagggcagggctgggatttggagctgcagcccccactcgggaggccaggctggggctgcgtGCCCTGGGCATTCCCAAGGAAAGCTGGATGCTCCTGGAGAGCATCAGCCCCCCCAGTCCCACAGGAAACCAAAGCTTCCCtcatgtgctgctgcttctggccTCAGGTTGGCTTTAAGGAGCTGTTTGTGAaagcccacagcagcaggaacaggtgAAACGTGACCCAAAGCATCAGTTCAGCCTTAAATCCCAGGATTTAAATCTCCTTTAACTCTGGCTGAACATGACTGAGATGGTCCAGAGGCCATGGAACTGAGGAGGGGACACATTCCTTGAAAAAAGCTGCTTCCAGGAGCCACAGAATCAGCCTCCAGCATGGCCTCTCTGCACAAATCCCaccaggatggagctggagtGAGCAATTCCAGCACCTCAGGACAGCAGAAGGAGCATTCCCTTGGCACCACCTCATCCCAGGGAGAGAAAAATcccccctgctccatccctgattccccagagcctcccccaaAGGCTGGGCAGGAATAATCAGTACCTACCCTCCACAGTCCCACAGGTTCAACACCAGGTTTCCCAGGAATCTGACGTGGGAATGCTCCACATCAACTGCAAAGAGACAGCAGGAGCTCACTGACTgcaccacagccagggcagagcttgGCAGCCAAAAATCATGGAAATCAGCAccaaatcatggaatggtttgggctggaagggattaAAGGCctcattccagcccctgccaccttccactatcccaggctgctccaagccccatccagcctggctctggacacttccag includes:
- the LOC129125730 gene encoding ras-related GTP-binding protein A — protein: MPSTAMKKKVLLMGKSGSGKTSMRSIIFANYIARDTRRLGATIDVEHSHVRFLGNLVLNLWDCGGQDTFMENYFTSQRDNIFRNVEVLIYVFDVESRELEKDMHYYQSCLEAILQNSPDAKIFCLVHKMDLVQEDQRDLIFKEREEDLKRLSRPLECVCFRTSIWDETLYKAWSSIVYQLIPNVQQLEMNLRNFAQIIEADEVLLFERATFLVISHYQCKEQRDVHRFEKISNIIKQFKLSCSKLAASFQSMEVRNSNFAAFIDIFTSNTYVMVVMSDPSIPSAATLINIRNARKHFEKLERVDGPKHSLLMR